GTCGCTCCCCTACTCGACTTCAACCCAGGTCGGTATGACTGCCTCTGCAAACCCCCGACCCAGTCTTCCTCCAAGAGCCTCGTCTACTTCCAGGCCTGCCTCCTTTGCTCGTCCCAGGACCTCGCCTACATCCTGGCCTGCCACCTCTGTTCATCCCCGGGCCTCGCCTACAGCCTAGCCATACGCCCCTATGCATCTCCAATCAGTTAATCCTTCTCGATCGACTTCTAGCCCGGGTCGCGGTCGTGGTAGAAGATCAACCAACGTAACTTATGCCAGCCCTGCCTTCAGAGAAGCATTTCAGGCGGCTTGTCGGACACTTTCTGTAAATGACCGCTCGAGTCGGGACACACCCTCTTCTTCTCGGCGCAAGGCTCGGCTGCCCTTTGAGGATTCTGATTCGGACGATCGGCCTTTGGCTGACAGATTTCGCCGCAGAACTACCAATCCTAGCCAAGACTTGGGCCCTTCCCCTGTTCCTCATCCTTCGCCGCCTGTTGCAACCACTACTCCTATCCCGAGCCAAGCAGACGCTCCTCCTGATCCTCTCGAGGTTCTAACCAAGCCTCCCCTAGCTTAACCTTCACCCTCGCAACAACACCGGAGCACCGAAGTTGGCCCCTCACCTTCTTTCTCACCCATCGCCTCGCTTCCGGAGCCTTCCCGTGTGCCCCCTTCAGCTCTCTCTGGCTTAGCTGCTGGGCGTTCACAGCCACCACCACCTGCTCATCACCATTACCGTACCACTATAGGCTGGGTTAAGGTCAAGGCAAGATGTTCCCACCAGCACCTTGACAATGAAAGGTTATTTGGCCACTTTATGGGAAGAAAGTATGCACCAGATGGAACTCTTGCCATCGCCTGCTCAAATGGATAGATTCTCAGAGCTATATACTAAGGTAAGCTTTAATGATTCTAGCACCTATTATCCTCCCCGCTCttataaatatttcctttatATCCCAGGCTTGTGCAAAGTCCCTGATAATAAATCAATCCTTCCATGCTATTCATTACCAGAATAAGGTGCTGCGGGACAGGGTAACGAAATTGGAGCTTCAGTTAAATGACCTCGCGTAAGCTAGTTATGCCCTGAGAGCTGAAATAAAGGACCTAACCAAAAGGAATACCCATATGGAAGTATCCCTGGTGCAGGCTAACCGTAAGCTTAAAGGCCTTCAAGAAGAAAAGAGCCAGATTGATATCATGCACCAGCAACACGTGGATCAACAAGCTTTGGTGCATCAACGAGCCATTGACCAGTTAACCCAGAAACTACGTTCCAAAGAAATCCTAGCACAAGAGCAGAACAAAAGATTAGAATCCCAAGCGGCACAACTGGCGTCTAAAGCAGTAGAACTTCTGGTCGTCTAGGTTGAACTATCGCAGGCTCGTGCTACTGCAGAGGGGGTATCCATAGCCCTGACCGTCTATAAGGAAGGGGAGAATGACCGCTGCAAGCAGAGCCGTAACTTGTACCTGTGCTCTCCAGAGTTTTGTGCACAAGCGGGACAACGTTTCTCCACGGTTATTATTTATGGTGCGGCTGGGGCTCTGCGACAACTCTACGAACAAGGTTACTTGAAATCCGCTCCTCCTGCCGAGTTTCTGGATCATGAACGGATCCTTAAAGAGATTTCGGATGATATTTTTGCTCCTTTTAAATGATTATTATTGACTGCCTATGCATAATGTAACTTAACGATGTCATGTggaatactttattactttacttCCTACACAACCACTTGCACTTTGAGGTTTAATTTGCTGAAATATCTTAGTATGTTGAAAGAAATGTTAGGATATATAATCCCCGCTCTGACATATCCTTTTACTATGCTATCTGGTCAGCGTTTGGCCCCGGTCTGGCAGACATTTTACAGCCCAACCTCTTCTTCTTTATACAATTCTTTAAACTCGGTAAGGTcgcaggtagttagcactccacgACCGATCTAACTTCCTACCTTGGTTATCTTGTAAATAGTAAGCTCCAGACGACAATTTCTTAATGACCTTATAAGGCTCATCCCACTGTGGTGCTAGCTTAGCCACATCCCCCACGGGTTTTACTTGCTTCCAAACTAGGTCTCCCTCTCTAAAGAACCGAGGGAttactcttctgttataattctTCCTCATTCTTTGTCTATAGGCCTCCAGTCTGGCTGTTGTCCTCTCGCGGATTTCACTAACGAGATCCAGTTCAACCCGTCGCTGCTCGGCATTCCCTTCAGCGTATAGTGTCCTCCTTACTGACGACACTCCAATCTCTATAGGTACTATCACTTCGTTGCCATACACTAGATGGAATGGTGTCAGGCCTGTGCTTTCTCAAGGCGTTGTGCGGTAAGCCCACAGGATGCTCGATAGCTCTTCCACCCAGTTACGTCCCACATGATCCAGCTTAACCTTCAGACCTCGTATTATTTCTCGATTGACCATTTCAGTCTGGTCGTTGCTTTGCGGGTATGCCACTAAAGTGAAGGCTTgcgttatgccgaaccccttaCACCAGGCCTGGATTTTTTGCCATTGAAATTGCCTCctattatctgataccaatttgtgCGGTATGTCGAATTTACAAAGAATATTCTCTATAGAAATTGAATGACAACCCCTTCTGTGATCCTGGCCAGGGCctctgcttccacccacttggagaaataatctacgGCTACCAGTAAGAAACGCTTCTGGCCTGGGGCCATTGGGAATGGTCCTACAATATCCacaccccactgatcaaagggacacgagactatgGATGTCTTTAATAGGGCAGTTGGTCTGTGCGTCAGATTCTGATGTTTTTGACATGATAGGCAGGTGTTTACCAGCATTTGAGCATCCCTCTGTaaagtgggccagaaatatccggccaggaGCACCCTGCGAGATAATGTCCGACCTCCCACATGACTACCACAacatcccagatgtatttctcgtAAGGCCTGATCCGCCTCCTCCATACCCAGGCATTTGAGTAAGGGTCTAGAGAAGGACCtcttgtacagttgatctccTATCATGACATAGGCATGAGCTTGTTTCCTGATCATTCGTGATTCTTCTGGGTCAGTCGGTAAGGCACCTTGTAGAAGATAACTGATCAAGGGTGCCCGCCAATCAATGGTTGTTTCCTTATTATTCTgcagatctatctgagctataaggaaagtTTGCGCTGTTGACCTGTCCAACACCCAGGTAGTTAGGGAACTGGCCATCTTCGCCAGCTCATTCGCTTTCTCATTCTCTGCCCTGGGGATCTTAGTCATGGTAACTTCCGTAAATTCTTCCTTTATCTTCTCATACGCTTCCAGGTATGCTTGTAACTTATCACAATTTACCACAAAGTT
The genomic region above belongs to Zingiber officinale cultivar Zhangliang chromosome 11A, Zo_v1.1, whole genome shotgun sequence and contains:
- the LOC122031407 gene encoding uncharacterized protein LOC122031407, which produces MGVVLVKEQDNVQWPVYFFSHLLKGAESRYTTLEKLVYGLVLMARLLRPYFLAHPITVLTNSTMGRALTNVEVAGRLIKWATELGEYDIQYQPRTFIKAQALANFLTEIHQTNFEETWKIYVVGSAIHQGSRVGVLLISPQGDILQLAVRLNFRDTNNEPEYEALWAGLQAAWHIGVARVIIYSDSQLVIQQVADNFVVNCDKLQAYLEAYEKIKEEFTEVTMTKIPRAENEKANELAKMASSLTTWVLDRSTAQTFLIAQIDLQNNKETTIDWRAPLISYLLQGALPTDPEESRMIRKQAHAYVMIGDQLYKRSFSRPLLKCLGMEEADQALREIHLGCCGSHVGGRTLSRRVLLAGYFWPTLQRDAQMLVNTCLSCQKHQNLTHRPTALLKTSIVSCPFDQWGVDIVGPFPMAPGQKRFLLVAVDYFSKWVEAEALARITEGVVIQFL